TCTCTTTTTCGATCGCCCGGACGACACTGACTTGTGGCGCTTGACCTGGAGTTTGGGCGCGCAAACCAGTAGGCAAAATTGCTATTGCTATTATCATCATAATAACAATCGCTTGAGCCTTTTTTCTAACGTCTCTCATTAGGGTGCCTTTAAACTGCCAAGAGTTTCGTGATGCGCTTAAGACCCATGCCGGCGTTTGACGGGTCAGGAGGTGGGGCATATAACTACTGGAAACCTTTCTAGCAAGATAAAAAAGTTGGAGGGCGCCATATCGGACTCGCGAAACTCAGTTGAAGCACGTTTAGACCGGATTGAATGCAACTGGCATTGTGACCTTGCGGTCCAGGCGGCAATTCCCATTCGTTTGCTACGCGTACGCGATATCCTGTTCCAAAATGGCCGCAAGGTTATGGAATCAGTACCTTTATCGCCGTCAGAGTTTGACGTTCTCTCAACACTACGTTCCAGCGGCAGGCCGTATGAGATGACTCCAACTCAGTTAGCGAGTGCTGTACTGCTTACTTCAGGTGGGATGACAAAAACGCTAAAGGGATTAGAAACGAAGGGCTATATCGAGCGTTTCTGTTTTGAGACAGACAGACGCTCAAAGTTCGTTCGCCTTACGGGCGCCGGCCGCGAGTTAATTGAAACGTTGCTTCCCAAGGTTTTGAAAAATCACACAAAAATTATACAGCAGGCGCTTTCTGATTCGGAGCAGGCGGCTCTTAACATGTTGCTTAGTAAACTGCTCACCTCGTTGGAGTGATTATTTTTTTCCATAATATACATTATGCGCGTTTATGATTGGCGAGAGATGCCTGTGATATGGACGTCCCTCACGGGTCCAAAACCTTGCGCCTCTCGATCCCTAGCATATGATTACATTCATGACTGAGAGCCCAAACGCAAACATGCCAGCAATTTCCCCAGAAGCCACTCTTGCTCGGCTCATCAACATAATGGCGCGACTACGCAATCCAGAATCCGGATGCCCATGGGATATAGCTCAGACCTTTCGCAGCATTGCCCCCTACACGGTTGAAGAAGCTTACGAGGTTGCCGATGCGATTTCGCGCAACGACATCTCCGATTTAAAGGAGGAACTCGGTGACCTGTTACTCCAGGTGGTGTTTCACGCCCGAATGGCTGAGGAACTCGGTGAATTCTCTTTCGCTGATGTCGCTACCGCTATTTCCGACAAGATGGAACGTCGGCATCCGCATGTGTTTGGCGACGATAAAACGATAAACGACTCTTCCGGACAGACAATGGCGTGGGAGGCTCAAAAAGAAGAGGAAAGGCGTACGAAAGCCGACCGCAATGGCAAAGCCAGCAGCCTCCTCGACGGTATTGCCACCAACCTGCCTTCAGTTACACGCGCATTAAAACTTCAAAAGCGTGCAGCAACTATCGGTTTTGATTGGGATAATCTTGATCCTGTTCTAGAAAAAATTGACGAAGAGTTGCACGAGTTACGTACAGAGTTATCCCGAAACGGCTCGAAAGATCATCTAGAGGCTGAGCTCGGTGATTTGATGTTTGCGGTCGTGAACCTTGCCCGTCACCTTGCCCTCGATCCCGAGAGCGCCCTGCGGCGGACAAATGAAAAGTTTGAACAACGGTTTAAATTTATAGAACGCTCGCTGGAAA
This is a stretch of genomic DNA from Limibacillus halophilus. It encodes these proteins:
- a CDS encoding MarR family winged helix-turn-helix transcriptional regulator; amino-acid sequence: MEGAISDSRNSVEARLDRIECNWHCDLAVQAAIPIRLLRVRDILFQNGRKVMESVPLSPSEFDVLSTLRSSGRPYEMTPTQLASAVLLTSGGMTKTLKGLETKGYIERFCFETDRRSKFVRLTGAGRELIETLLPKVLKNHTKIIQQALSDSEQAALNMLLSKLLTSLE
- the mazG gene encoding nucleoside triphosphate pyrophosphohydrolase, giving the protein MTESPNANMPAISPEATLARLINIMARLRNPESGCPWDIAQTFRSIAPYTVEEAYEVADAISRNDISDLKEELGDLLLQVVFHARMAEELGEFSFADVATAISDKMERRHPHVFGDDKTINDSSGQTMAWEAQKEEERRTKADRNGKASSLLDGIATNLPSVTRALKLQKRAATIGFDWDNLDPVLEKIDEELHELRTELSRNGSKDHLEAELGDLMFAVVNLARHLALDPESALRRTNEKFEQRFKFIERSLENAGMRLADASLTDLENRWQEAKKTEL